The genomic stretch AAGGTTTTTCTtgattattatcaatatataaagTGTTTGGTTGTGTATTGAATGGAATATCACCACTACTATAATCATTTGGTACATCCTTTGGTTGTTCACTTTGTATATATTGTGATATAAAATCATCTTTCAATGTATTCCACTCATTATCTGTAATTTTACTACTAGGTATACcatcattttgtatatcattTTGTGTATCACTAGGTGTGTCACTAGTTGGTGTGTTCTTACCACTAGCTGTTGTGTTGTTACCACTAGGTTCTAGTACCACTTCAatcaatgttttatatttaggaGCATGCGGTACATATATGTCATTAATATCCAATTCTTCATACTCACTTTCGGAAGATGAAGTAATATCACTATAATGATCGGTGTAACCACTATCAGTTCCACTATCTCCTTCAAGGTAAATGTACCGTTTGCCTCTGTATTTACCACTAGTATAAGGTATATATCTATTGGGTGAAAGTTTTGTCGGTATATCATAATCACTTTTGGGGATATTAATGACACGCAAAAGATCAATAGTAGATTTggtttttttctaaaaaaaaaaatgaacatatatgtgtatgtatatatttatgtatgtatgtatgtagttatgggtatatatatatataatatatatatatgtatgtgtaaaTGTGTATGAAGTtatgggtatatatatatatgtatgtgtatatgtgtacgtagttatgggtatatatatatatgtatgtgtatatgtgAATGTAGTtatgggtatatatatatataatatatatatatgtatgtgtatatgtatatgtgcatgtatttaatttaattttaatttaattttttttatttaattaaattttttgtttttttttttatttaattaaatttttttttttttatttttttttatttaaataaatttttttaattttttttttatttaaataaatttttttatttttttatttaattaaatttttttagttttttttatttttttaaatattttttattttatgatatatatttttattttaatatatttttttcttttttttttattttatgatatatatttttattttaatttttttttactttttttttttttattttatttctaataaattttttttataatcattttttttttatataaaatttttttttaatttttttttgataatatttttcattttttattctatcaaaatttatatttttattttaatttttattatttttaaaatatttttctccttttttttttttttttttttattttaataaatttgtttttatatttcttttttaatataaatacatatatataaaatatatataaaacacatacatatacacaaatatatatccaaacATACTAACAGATACATATACAgaaaacacatatatatatacataagtaccactatatttattaccttcaaaaataaaaaagcaaTGGATCCTAATGCCAAAGCAATACCAAAAGGAATAGTTGTTTGTAGGATAGTCGGGTCAAAGGGTTGATCCGCAGGGGCCCGTGCCGGGGGTGCCACGTCTGGTGCCTGTGCGGGTGGCGGCGCTTCTTCTTCGGGTTTGAGAACGGGGGTTTGTTCACCACCATCTGCTGGTTGTGTTGGTTCAGGTGCTTTTGGTGCTGGTGATGCTTCTTCACACTTTTCTACTTCTTCCTCTTTTGTTTCTGGTTGTGTTGGCATATCTCCACAAATCTTCGGTGGATCCACTGGGTTTTCAGTTTCTTCAAGGAGTAAGTCCTCTTCATCGTCTTCAAGGGGGGTGGAGTCAACACATTTTTCTTGTGGATTGTCGCTATGTTGGTCATGACACTTTTTTGCTTTTTCTTGAAGCTTTTTAATCATACAATCTAtaacatcattatttttatcattttcctttttcgATCTCCCATGACAATTACATTTAAGTGACGTCTTTAATTTATCTAAACTGTCATGCTTACCTTTATCAGTTACAACAGGAATTTGAGGTATCAAGGTTTCCAAAAAAGAGTTTAAATTATTAGTAtccttataattatatttgtcAACGTAatgttcttttattttttcccattcattctttttttcttctaccCATTTCCCCACACaatcacatttttttttacatttatttctGCATGAGGATTCATTACCATCATTCATACATggctttaattttttttgaattctaTTATAatcttgaaaaaaatattctaacCATCGTTTAATCAGTTCTTTGATTAAGATATGTTCATCACTTTCTTgtccattattatttatttttttcagaCTACATATATCTAAACCACATACATTACCACATTTCCATACATCTTTTCTAATACTTTTAAATATACCTGCATCATTACAATCGTTTAAATCTTGGAGAAATCCCTTTGCATACTTATCACTCACATACATATCTACTTTTTCAGTAAGGTTCTCTTTATTTCCAATATCACCTGGAACCTTAAAAGTTGTTTTATTGCACGTATTTCCATTAGCACCACCCCTGCAACCATCTCCATTACATTTAACTTTAAATTCAGAACATGGATCACAAAGATTTGTATGTTTAAATGTTTTACTATCATTTTCCTTAAAATTTATGTCATCGTCTCCATTATTAGTTTTAGAACATGGTCCGGCTTTTAACTTTCccaaaaataaatcaatagACTTATATTCTTCAAGCTTTTTAACAAATTCATTTTCAGATGTGTCATCAGATTTACTTTTAGCATTATCACTTTCCGTTTCGTatctttctttttgtttagtaaactcttctttttttatttttatccactttttataaaatctaCAATGTCCGGCACACGTCGGACAAAGGAAATCGCCAAAAATTTTTTCCTTATCTATAACTATTTCGTTACATTTCAAACCATCACCACTACAACGTCCACCATCACTTTTCACACACTCCCCCCTTATTTTCGCCAACATACGTGTCCTTTGTCGACAAAATGTTTCACCCCATTCTTCAAGGTATCGGAAGTAGGTGGGGCGGCTGGTGAAGTCGGCCAGGGAGATGCTTCCGTTGGCTGTGGAGGTGTGGGGGGCGTCTCTACTGGCGTGTTGGGCCACGGGAGCGGATGTACCATCACCATCGTTATCACTCAATTTTACTTCTGAGTATTGGTAGTTTTTTTGGGGCTTGCCACTGTCCCAAAGTTTCTCTTTCACTTCCGGAATCTGCGTTGGTGTTTTGCCACTCGCTGTGTTTGTGTCATAGGTTAATGCACATATCATTCCATTCCAAATATCTTCTCCATATTTTTTCCACCAGGTTTGTTGGGGGGTTTTGACACTATTTGGTTGACCAGGTGTTCCATGAGGAGGAGATAGGTTGTTATCACTAGAAGATTGTTCACgaattttttgaaaatgaTTATCTATAGcagtttttattttgttttcctTACCGCCATTCACCGTATCACCACTGTATAATATATCCCTATAATCCCCTAATGTATAAAACATTTGCCTCAAAAAATCGGGGGGAATTTCACCACTTTTTTGTAATTTGGATTGGGGGTCATCACTATTTGAAACGGGTGCTGTTATTGGTAGTAGTTGTGACGTATTTTGTGTTTTGTTCTCTTTTTTGTACCTATCCCACAAAAAAAACGTCTCAACTGCGGCGCTCTTCACAAACCAATCACGTAATGACTTGTCGTCGTCAAACTCACCGTCGTCCACTTTGTGTAGGTATAGTTTTCGTCTTCGCGGTGGCACACAAATACTACCACCGGTGGTGTCACCACTAGGGGCACTGTCGGCACTACTTTCACTGGTATGACGTTTGGAACGTTGGAGGAGAGCACCGTTACCACTATTCTCACCCTTGTTGTCATTACTTGTGTTTCCTGTTGGTATGCAACGCCAGCCGTAGTTTTTGCCTTTGTTATATTTGAGGTCACAAGCGTCGGAAAATTTGTTTGTGCCTTTAAATAGGTCGTCAACTATTTGACATGGATTTACTTCCTTTGTTGTTTCTTTTGGTGATTCCCCATCCACCTTGGTTTCCTTCACCTCCTCCTTCACCTTCCTGTCCTCCtccttttccttttcctccttttccttttcctCCGACTCCGACTCCTCGCCGTCTTCGACTTCGTCTTCGTCTTCACCTTCGGAATCCCCTTTTTTGGGGGCAGTGGCGCCACCAGCATGTGGTGTTTGGGAGCGACCTCCAGCGCCACCAGGACCTCCAGTGGGTGGTGATTGTTTGTTACAGTCATTCTGTTTTTCTAGGCAATCTTTGGCTTCTTCTCCTTCATGTTGTAGTAATTTATCAATTGTGGTCTTCTTTTGACTGTCATTGCCAACAGTtgtttcttcttcatttttttttttttccttttccaaCATGTTCTCAATTCCTTTTAATTCCTTTACATCCCCATAACCCTCTTTAATATCTTGGAAAAGTTGTTCTAATTCCAAAGCCAATTCAAGAACAAAATCAGCAGATCTAAATGCTTCGCCAAACATGTCAATTACGCCATTTTCTCCTCCATTCTTAAAAGCTTCTTGCgttttaaaatgtttttttattgCGTCCCattcttctttcttttttccaatccattttttaaaacagtCACAATCCTTGTTACATCCacttttacatttttctgatttattttttaagcaTCTCTCAACTTTTCCTCTCCAATACATAGAATCGTTCAAAAAACGTCTTATccaaaagtaaaaaaaatcgTTGAACGTCTTTTGGAATTCAGCAGGTTCCTCTTCAgactttttttctttttcttttttctcttctttatttttgtttttcaatATACATAATCCACCTGCATCTTTTAAATAGTCCTCCTCCTTGACTTCGTCTTCATCCTCctcatcttcttttttatcttcCTTTACATATTGAGCTTCATAGCATTTCCATGGTTCACACAAAGAAGAATCACTATTACCACCACCACAATCACCACTAGAACCACTAGCATTACCACTACCACCACCACCAGCACTACCATTTTGTGTTAGGCAAAACTTGTcaattttactttttatctCATTTCCTTTATCACCGAAGGAAAGGACGTTGATATCAATAGGTTTGGCACCATCTTCAATCTTATAATGTTTATCACTATCACAGTCgccattttttttctctttccaTTGATTATCTTTACGTTTGACCCCACATCCGGGACAGGGTTGGCAATATTCCGAATGATAAAATGTTcccttattattaatatttttatcaaaacGATAATCACATTTATTAGAAAAATCAATTATTTCTTCTTGCTCATTAATACCTTTacattcattttctttatttaataattttaaaaaatcatcAACGGTTCCAtagttatttttttctttcagttttttataaaatttacttTCATATCCTTCATACTTGATAGTTGCAGCTCGCGTTTTCCTACTACTACCCTTAACACCACCACTCCCACCACAACTACCGCTATTTGATATTTCTGTTTCGTATTTGTTTCTTTGTTTTAGAAATTCTTTTTTCTGGTTATCTATCCATTTTTCATACAGACGACACCAAACAGAACATTTAGTGCATTCACTACCTATAACAAGTTtaccttttttatatatagttttTGTGCAATCGTAGCCATTACCACTACAATATTTTACTGTTTCATCACGACAATTTCTTTTAacatcttttaatttttttttttttttacgacAGAAATCTTCTGCCCATTCCTCGAACCATCTCAAATATTGAGGCACATAGTCAAAATATGTGGGGACAATATTTACGTCGTCATTTGCCTTGCCGGCCTTTGACTTGTCGTGACCTGGCTGGTCGCCGTCACACCGGCAGTATTTATTAGCTTGAGACTGACTCTTTCCATCACTGCACGTTGTTCGAAAATATGTATTACCCCAAGCGTTACATGTGATAGCTTTCCATACTGTTTCTCGATTAGCATCCCACCAATCTTCTCGTaattgataataatttttagtaTCATTATAGCGTGCTTCTGCTGCCTCTCCATTCGTCGTCGTCACTTCACTATGTATTTGTTGGAAAATTGTTTTCaaattattttctaatattattctttGTGCACTTTCTACGCTATTACCAAGGAAAAGATCTTTACCGCGTACGATATCACCTATATCTGCAAAACTACGTGCTAATGCAGTACATAGTTGAGATTTAGTATCAAGATTAGTCAGTTTATGTTCTGTATAATGTGTTTTTATTAAGTCCCCTTCCTCTTTTGCTGCATAACACACTTCTGCCAGCAATTTATGTCTAGCATTACTATTATAATTACTGATAGTTTCCAGATTTTTGTCACATAGATATAATCGTCTATATGGCGCACAGGCGCCACCATTCTTACGATCATTACCTTCTATTTGTTGATCAGTGCATTGGCCACCAAGTGTATCCGAAAAACGTTttactttttcattttttgcattttttacatttccGCACGGATACCTGTTACTTTTACCATTAACAtggttattataatattgttttaCAAGTTCGCACGGATCTGTGAAGGCAACTAATTCCGGACTAGTACTTACTGCTTCCTGCAACTTTCCTTTCAACGcctctttatattttttagccTCACCATGCACTTCGTCGTACACGTCTTTCCCTATCCTATCAAACATATTTTTGGCATCATCATCCTGCGGATCACCGCTACCTCCTTGCGGCGCCATTTTAACACCACCATTACATTATGTCAtgtcatacatatatttgtgGGTTTGCATGGTTCGTGTGGGGAGTGGTGGTGGCGTATTGCGTATGTTATGGGAGTATAGTGATATGGtagaataataatgatattgtATTTgttggaatatatatatataagtattatatatttatatatatatagtaattataatagttgtaatattataatatatatatattaataaataatatttaatatgtatataataataattattagttttatatatatatttttaaaaaaaaaatatattaatacttttataataaatttaaatattctaacaaaaaatattatataatgaaaaattttatatatattatgtattcctttatttatatatttaattatatatattatttttttatgttttatatattttgtaaaattataaatgagaaaaaaaaaaaatacgaaaatacatacatataaaaacatacaacatgtttatatatttaattataaaccttaatatattttttttttttcgccttattttaatttattatatatatattttagagaTAACAACAGAGGCAAAAATGTTCTTCTGTTTCTCTCtatctatattatctatcatatatctacataaaaaaatatatatgtataggtatttatatatatatttatatttttcattatattaaaaataatacataataaatataatattttttattcttattttttttcataatgtaatatataatatattatataatatatgacatATCCTGTAGCATAAGGTAGAAATAAGATCGAGAACAAAAGGGTAtcgaaataaataaaaaaagaaaaaaaaaattttacaacaaggagataaaaaaaaatattatattattaattaaaataaattttaaaatcatatttattttatgttttatctACTACTTAATATTAagttaaatgtatatatataaaagaatacgTATTCTcgaacataaatatataaaagagcATACATATTCTtccaacatatatatatacataaaggCATACGTATTCtctcaacatatatatatacataaaggCATACGTATTCtctcaacatatatatatacatataggCATACGTATTCTTAAatcaaatatacatatatttatataataattctcgGTTACTGCATGTGTCCGTGCACGATTTCGATTTTTTGGTATCTTCCATTTcgattttcatatttttcgtACTTACATTGCTATGGATTTCGTTACTTCCATATTTTAGTATAGGCTTCTTCTCTTAATTCTACTTTggattattatttcttgGTCCTTATGATACTGCAATATGAATATCACATATGTATGAAATTACCTTGATGAACAGATATgttctttaatattatacttccacatacatatacatatatatatttatacttgcATGGCGGATGTATATAtccttatcatatataattaggTACAATATATAGATCCTCACGTTCTATGAGAATACAGATCTTTATATAGTAGCTATAGATCCTTcacatatataacaataaaaccATATGAGATACAAAACATACATAAATTagtaaacaaaatatatacctaCTCAACAATTATAGATATAATCCATATATAAACCCTAACCCCTAAAGTTATACCCTTAACCCTGGTACATGGGAACCccaaaaatttataaaccCAAAAAAGTATATCCTTAACCCTGAGAGATGGGAGCCCTAAAGACTAcatcctctttttttttaagactagatcctcttttttttaagactaggtcctta from Plasmodium falciparum 3D7 genome assembly, chromosome: 13 encodes the following:
- a CDS encoding erythrocyte membrane protein 1, PfEMP1, translated to MAPQGGSGDPQDDDAKNMFDRIGKDVYDEVHGEAKKYKEALKGKLQEAVSTSPELVAFTDPCELVKQYYNNHVNGKSNRYPCGNVKNAKNEKVKRFSDTLGGQCTDQQIEGNDRKNGGACAPYRRLYLCDKNLETISNYNSNARHKLLAEVCYAAKEEGDLIKTHYTEHKLTNLDTKSQLCTALARSFADIGDIVRGKDLFLGNSVESAQRIILENNLKTIFQQIHSEVTTTNGEAAEARYNDTKNYYQLREDWWDANRETVWKAITCNAWGNTYFRTTCSDGKSQSQANKYCRCDGDQPGHDKSKAGKANDDVNIVPTYFDYVPQYLRWFEEWAEDFCRKKKKKLKDVKRNCRDETVKYCSGNGYDCTKTIYKKGKLVIGSECTKCSVWCRLYEKWIDNQKKEFLKQRNKYETEISNSGSCGGSGGVKGSSRKTRAATIKYEGYESKFYKKLKEKNNYGTVDDFLKLLNKENECKGINEQEEIIDFSNKCDYRFDKNINNKGTFYHSEYCQPCPGCGVKRKDNQWKEKKNGDCDSDKHYKIEDGAKPIDINVLSFGDKGNEIKSKIDKFCLTQNGSAGGGGSGNASGSSGDCGGGNSDSSLCEPWKCYEAQYVKEDKKEDEEDEDEVKEEDYLKDAGGLCILKNKNKEEKKEKEKKSEEEPAEFQKTFNDFFYFWIRRFLNDSMYWRGKVERCLKNKSEKCKSGCNKDCDCFKKWIGKKKEEWDAIKKHFKTQEAFKNGGENGVIDMFGEAFRSADFVLELALELEQLFQDIKEGYGDVKELKGIENMLEKEKKKNEEETTVGNDSQKKTTIDKLLQHEGEEAKDCLEKQNDCNKQSPPTGGPGGAGGRSQTPHAGGATAPKKGDSEGEDEDEVEDGEESESEEKEKEEKEKEEDRKVKEEVKETKVDGESPKETTKEVNPCQIVDDLFKGTNKFSDACDLKYNKGKNYGWRCIPTGNTSNDNKGENSGNGALLQRSKRHTSESSADSAPSGDTTGGSICVPPRRRKLYLHKVDDGEFDDDKSLRDWFVKSAAVETFFLWDRYKKENKTQNTSQLLPITAPVSNSDDPQSKLQKSGEIPPDFLRQMFYTLGDYRDILYSGDTVNGGKENKIKTAIDNHFQKIREQSSSDNNLSPPHGTPGQPNSVKTPQQTWWKKYGEDIWNGMICALTYDTNTASGKTPTQIPEVKEKLWDSGKPQKNYQYSEVKLSDNDGDGTSAPVAQHASRDAPHTSTANGSISLADFTSRPTYFRYLEEWGETFCRQRTRMLAKIRGECVKSDGGRCSGDGLKCNEIVIDKEKIFGDFLCPTCAGHCRFYKKWIKIKKEEFTKQKERYETESDNAKSKSDDTSENEFVKKLEEYKSIDLFLGKLKAGPCSKTNNGDDDINFKENDSKTFKHTNLCDPCSEFKVKCNGDGCRGGANGNTCNKTTFKVPGDIGNKENLTEKVDMYVSDKYAKGFLQDLNDCNDAGIFKSIRKDVWKCGNVCGLDICSLKKINNNGQESDEHILIKELIKRWLEYFFQDYNRIQKKLKPCMNDGNESSCRNKCKKKCDCVGKWVEEKKNEWEKIKEHYVDKYNYKDTNNLNSFLETLIPQIPVVTDKGKHDSLDKLKTSLKCNCHGRSKKENDKNNDVIDCMIKKLQEKAKKCHDQHSDNPQEKCVDSTPLEDDEEDLLLEETENPVDPPKICGDMPTQPETKEEEVEKCEEASPAPKAPEPTQPADGGEQTPVLKPEEEAPPPAQAPDVAPPARAPADQPFDPTILQTTIPFGIALALGSIAFLFLKKKTKSTIDLLRVINIPKSDYDIPTKLSPNRYIPYTSGKYRGKRYIYLEGDSGTDSGYTDHYSDITSSSESEYEELDINDIYVPHAPKYKTLIEVVLEPSGNNTTASGKNTPTSDTPSDTQNDIQNDGIPSSKITDNEWNTLKDDFISQYIQSEQPKDVPNDYSSGDIPFNTQPNTLYIDNNQEKPFIMSIHDRNLYTGEEYSYNVNMVNSMDDTKYVSNNVYSGIDLINDSLNSGNQPIDIYDEVLKRKENELFGTNHVKQTSIHSVAKPARDDPLHNQLELFHKWLDRHRDMCEKWNNKEELLDKLKEEWENETHSGNTHPSDSNKTLNTDVSIQIDMNNPKTTNEFTYVDSKPNQVDDTYVDSNPDNSSMDTILDDLDKPFNEPYYYDMYDDDIYYDVNDHDASTVDTNAMDVPSKVQIEMDVNTKLVKEKYPIADVWDI